Proteins encoded together in one Ipomoea triloba cultivar NCNSP0323 chromosome 4, ASM357664v1 window:
- the LOC116016720 gene encoding multicopper oxidase LPR2-like has protein sequence MKMVDTERVCLRLKLQLGLIAIVSGVVGSWAGAPILNPSKLEMFVDKLPDMPRIKGYDVVNGVPVPKSLKIGMFLKKWKFHRDLPPTPVFSYGTSRRRATVPGPTIEALHGVDTYVTWKNRLPSKHILPWDRTIPTAVPKKGIPTVVHLHGAIGEPESDGNSKAWFTAGFRERGPTWTKKKYHYHNVQHPGTLWYHDHAMGLTRVNLLAGLIGAYIIRQQDLEIPLGLPYNSEFEKVLVVFDRSFRTDGSIYMNPTGNNPSVHPQWQPEYFGDAIIVNGKAWPHMTVRRRKYRFRIINASNARFFKFYFSNNLTFTHVASDSAYNEAPVVLHNILLAPSEVADVVVDFSESESESAILGNNAVYPYPSGDPVDEVNGKVMKFIIKLGKEVDTSHIPKKLIKYPSPSLSHVSSARYIAMYEYTSKIDEPTHLYINGKSYDEAATETPEVGSSEIWNIINLTDDNHPLHIHLGLFKVLEQTEIVEEDEFKECMLKLNNAVKCKVEEHARGKKVKVAPHEKGWKNVYKMMPGYVTTIFVRFSFIHSNASYPFDATAQPGYVYHCHILDHEDNVMMRPLKLVH, from the exons ATGAAAATGGTGGACACAGAGAGAGTGTGCTTGAGGCTAAAGCTTCAGCTGGGGCTAATAGCCATAGTGAGTGGAGTTGTGGGTTCATGGGCAGGGGCTCCTATCCTCAATCCTTCCAAGTTAGAAATGTTTGTTGACAAACTCCCAGACATGCCCAGAATCAAAGGTTATGATGTTGTTAATGGTGTTCCTGTCCCCAAATCACTCAAGATTGGCATGTTTCTCAAGAAATGG AAATTCCACAGAGATCTTCCCCCAACCCCGGTGTTTTCATACGGTACTTCGAGGCGCAGGGCAACGGTTCCTGGTCCCACAATCGAGGCACTCCATGGAGTCGACACCTACGTGACGTGGAAAAATCGCCTCCCTTCAAAACACATATTGCCGTGGGACCGAACAATTCCGACGGCTGTACCGAAGAAGGGAATTCCTACGGTGGTGCACCTACACGGTGCAATCGGTGAACCCGAGAGCGATGGCAACTCCAAGGCATGGTTCACAGCTGGATTTCGAGAGCGGGGGCCCACTTGGACCAAGAAGAAGTACCACTATCACAACGTCCAACATCCTGGGACCCTCTGGTACCATGATCATGCCATGGGGTTGACCAGAGTCAACCTCCTAGCTGGCTTGATCGGGGCCTACATCATTCGACAACAAGATCTCGAGATCCCACTGGGCCTACCATACAACAGTGAATTTGAGAAGGTGTTGGTTGTGTTTGACCGTAGCTTCCGTACCGACGGCTCTATATACATGAACCCCACGGGGAACAATCCCTCCGTGCACCCGCAATGGCAGCCGGAGTACTTCGGCGACGCCATCATAGTCAACGGGAAAGCGTGGCCCCACATGACCGTACGCCGGAGAAAGTACCGGTTCAGGATCATCAATGCCAGCAACGCAAGGTTCTTCAAGTTCTACTTCAGCAACAACTTGACCTTCACCCACGTGGCATCTGACTCAGCATACAACGAGGCGCCAGTTGTCCTCCACAACATCCTACTCGCCCCTTCCGAAGTGGCTGACGTGGTGGTTGACTTTTCCGAGTCTGAGTCTGAGTCAGCAATCCTAGGCAACAATGCAGTATATCCTTACCCTTCCGGTGACCCCGTGGATGAAGTTAACGGTAAGGTCATGAAGTTCATCATCAAACTTGGCAAGGAGGTTGACACATCACATATTCCAAAAAAACTGATAAAGTATCCTTCGCCAAGCTTGTCCCACGTTTCTAGCGCAAG GTACATTGCGATGTACGAGTACACCAGCAAGATTGACGAGCCGACGCACCTATACATCAACGGCAAATCGTACGACGAGGCGGCGACGGAGACGCCGGAAGTGGGAAGCAGCGAGATATGGAACATCATAAACCTGACGGACGACAACCATCCTTTGCACATCCATTTAGGGCTTTTTAAGGTGTTGGAACAAACGGAGATAGTGGAGGAAGATGAGTTTAAGGAATGCATGTTGAAGTTGAACAATGCGGTGAAGTGTAAGGTGGAGGAGCACGCGCGGGGGAAGAAGGTGAAGGTGGCCCCACACGAGAAGGGATGGAAAAATGTGTACAAGATGATGCCTGGCTATGTTACAACAATATTTGTGAGATTTTCATTCATCCACTCAAATGCTTCCTACCCTTTTGATGCTACCGCTCAGCCTGGTTATGTATACCATTGCCAT ATTTTAGATCATGAAGACAACGTGATGATGCGACCATTAAAGTTGGTACATTAA